Proteins encoded by one window of Salvia splendens isolate huo1 chromosome 7, SspV2, whole genome shotgun sequence:
- the LOC121742309 gene encoding rho GTPase-activating protein 1-like: protein MTEVLHSPSSSSPTSISTPTHNATLFHQTEFADELEREEDEIRVREEREKDRRDQLSLLALLLTLFRKRFRMACKADRDNFSSGGGGGVMEIGWPTDVQHVNHVTFDRFDGFLGLPVEFEPEVPRRAPSASATVFGVSTESMQLSYDPRGNSIPTILLLLQRNMYSQGGLQAEGIFRITAGNSQEEYVRDQLNRGVIPEGIDVHCLAGLIKAWFRELPRGVLDSLSHEQVMQCQSEEACDELVRLLPPTEAALLDWAINLMADVVQEEHRNKMNSHNIAMVFAPNMTQMADPLTALMYAVQVMNFLKTLIEKTLRERGDCVIQQASTPRTNPSDDNGHQACTQVRHKIPAESHEETKQTFVAEDPHSRRGPRSSQVENTSDENYFSHSTSTEESDGSESCGTPAAQEHKARAAANVPENQLEEKKTSKTSQPSNSNQTRSGSRNEAADAAATKAGHLSKGVSNLSRINSITERCEAWR from the exons ATGACAGAGGTGCTCCACTCCCCCTCTTCCTCCTCCCCCACTTCCATATCCACTCCCACCCACAATGCCACGTTGTTTCACCAGACCGAGTTTGCTGACGAGTTAGAGAGAGAGGAGGATGAAATTAGGGtgagggaggagagagagaaagataggAGAGATCAGTTGTCGCTTCTAGCACTCCTGCTGACCCTCTTTAGGAAGAGGTTTCGGATGGCTTGCAAAGCGGATAGAGACAATTTCTCtagcggtggtggtggtggggttATGGAGATAGGCTGGCCCACCGATGTGCAGCATGTTAACCATGTCACATTTGATAGGTTCGATGGGTTCTTGGGCTTGCCTGTTGAGTTTGAGCCTGAGGTTCCAAGGAGGGCTCCTAGTGCTAG TGCCACTGTTTTCGGAGTTTCTACCGAATCCATGCAGCTTTCTTATGATCCGCGAGGCAACAGCATTCCGACTATCCTCCTCCTTTTACAGAGGAATATGTATTCCCAAGGCGGCTTGCAG GCTgaaggaattttcagaataaCTGCAGGAAACAGCCAAGAAGAGTATGTTCGGGACCAATTGAATCGAGGAGTTATCCCCGAAGGAATCGACGTGCACTGTTTAGCTGGCCTGATCAAG GCTTGGTTCCGGGAGCTCCCCCGAGGGGTATTGGATTCTCTTTCTCATGAGCAAGTGATGCAATGCCAGTCGGAAGAGGCTTGCGATGAACTAGTCCGGCTTCTACCCCCGACTGAAGCTGCACTGTTGGACTGGGCGATCAACCTAATGGCCGATGTCGTCCAAGAGGAACACCGGAACAAGATGAACTCACACAACATCGCCATGGTGTTTGCTCCCAACATGACTCAG ATGGCCGATCCATTGACGGCATTGATGTACGCGGTGCAAGTTATGAACTTCCTCAAGACTCTAATAGAGAAGACTCTACGAGAAAGAGGCGACTGTGTCATCCAGCAGGCCTCCACGCCCCGCACGAACCCTTCTGACGACAACGGCCATCAGGCCTGCACGCAGGTTCGCCACAAAATCCCTGCTGAATCACACGAAGAGACGAAGCAGACCTTTGTCGCAGAGGACCCACATTCAAGGCGCGGCCCACGATCCAGCCAGGTCGAAAACACATCCGATGAGAACTATTTCAGCCACTCAACGTCCACTGAGGAATCCGATGGAAGCGAGTCTTGTGGAACTCCCGCTGCTCAAGAACACAAAGCAAGAGCTGCAGCGAACGTCCCTGAGAATCAGCTCGAGGAGAAGAAGACGAGCAAAACAAGCCAACCGAGCAACTCTAACCAGACGAGATCCGGATCAAGGAACGAAGCCGCGGACGCTGCAGCCACTAAAGCCGGCCACCTGAGCAAGGGCGTCAGCAACCTCAGCCGAATAAATTCAATAACGGAGCGATGCGAAGCGTGGCGTTGA
- the LOC121740849 gene encoding protein FANTASTIC FOUR 1-like, whose product MAACGGIEQIFEKPLPESQNFLEALSPWKHIKGLKSNNRVDESSFTELFGELHFKETPSSSSSSVGDIERGRGSFAPPSGRRKHNQSFSSDSLSLCTEGLGFESFDDVEETSRHEEFCGREVRQHGGGERSVARDLEKQRGESARAAFPPPISCIGRSGKPWVWFKSYREDGRFILKEIRIPTQEFLHACREDGRLQMRFVQSDDEDEAVAEEDEIQAEVVDDQDEL is encoded by the coding sequence ATGGCAGCCTGCGGCGGCATAGAGCAAATCTTCGAGAAGCCATTGCCGGAATCTCAGAACTTTCTAGAAGCCCTTTCGCCGTGGAAACACATCAAAGGCTTGAAGTCCAACAACAGAGTCGATGAGTCATCCTTCACTGAGTTATTCGGTGAATTGCATTTCAAGGAaactccttcttcttcttcttcttcggttgGAGATATCGAGAGAGGGAGGGGCAGTTTTGCCCCTCCCTCTGGTCGGAGGAAGCACAACCAGAGCTTCTCCTCCGACAGCCTCTCCCTGTGCACGGAGGGGCTAGGGTTCGAGAGCTTCGACGACGTGGAGGAGACGTCGAGGCACGAGGAATTCTGTGGTAGAGAGGTGCGGCAGCACGGGGGTGGGGAGAGGAGCGTGGCGAGGGATTTGGAGAAACAACGGGGAGAGTCGGCTAGGGCGGCGTTTCCGCCGCCGATCTCGTGCATCGGGCGGAGCGGGAAGCCGTGGGTGTGGTTCAAGTCGTATAGGGAGGATGGGAGGTTTATTCTCAAAGAGATTCGGATTCCGACGCAGGAGTTCTTGCATGCATGCCGCGAAGACGGCCGCCTCCAGATGCGGTTCGTGCAGTCTGACGACGAGGACGAGGCCGTCGCAGAAGAGGACGAGATCCAGGCGGAGGTCGTCGACGATCAAGACGAATTGTAA